In Candidatus Eisenbacteria bacterium, one genomic interval encodes:
- a CDS encoding PBP1A family penicillin-binding protein, with amino-acid sequence MRGVAQFAVPAIIIILCGTVGVGIGVANWLQKDLPSPASLQTIAPPVKTLVYDINGKLVHEFYKENRSVVPLRQIPRAMVDAILAIEDRRFYTHWGIDPMRVLGALVNDVIAGRPEQGASTITQQLARNLFLTHEKTVTRKIKEMILAIRIEQTYTKDEILEMYFNQIYFGEGAYGIDAASKVFFGKPVQEMTLPECALLAGLPRNPRDYSPRREPDRALKRRNLVLAAMLQTKNLNRAQYEAACEAPLGVTKTRVDTRSAPYFMEMVRQYLDERYGSNQIYEGGLRVYTSIDIDLQIAAEESLERRLTALESRNQYKRTRATLAAKAQVASLKEKMQTEYLQGAVVSIDPSNGQIRALIGGRDFNDSNFNRAVQASRQPGSAFKPFIYAAAIDNGFTPTDVILDTPVSFRAGNGEEWAPQNYDKQFRGPVTLRAALAHSINVPAAKLLQKLGTTLVTSYARRMGIRTQLVGDLSLALGTSEVNLLELTSAYGVFANQGIRVAPVFVLRVEDKNGKVLEQARPTAEEALSPETALTMTSMLSSVVENGTAASARALGLSVPAAGKTGTTDDYSDAWFVGYVPGLVTGVWVGFDRKQKIGPGMTGAAAALPIWVDVIGTATKGKAPQEFPVPSGVVSVLICAQTGLLANPSCPETELELFKEGMQPTSYCNIHTGTERPAPETYDFKKTDSEAPPEERLRL; translated from the coding sequence ATGAGAGGCGTTGCTCAGTTCGCCGTTCCCGCGATCATCATCATCCTGTGCGGAACGGTCGGCGTCGGCATTGGGGTCGCGAATTGGCTCCAGAAGGATCTCCCGTCTCCGGCCAGCCTCCAGACGATCGCTCCCCCGGTCAAAACGCTCGTCTACGACATCAACGGAAAGCTCGTCCACGAGTTCTACAAAGAGAACCGCTCGGTTGTCCCGCTGCGCCAGATACCCCGTGCCATGGTCGACGCGATCCTCGCCATCGAGGATCGCCGCTTCTACACCCACTGGGGCATCGATCCGATGCGGGTCTTGGGGGCGCTCGTGAACGACGTGATCGCGGGCCGTCCGGAACAGGGCGCCAGCACGATCACGCAGCAGCTCGCCCGAAACCTCTTCCTCACCCACGAGAAGACGGTCACCCGGAAGATCAAGGAGATGATCCTCGCCATCCGGATCGAGCAGACGTACACCAAGGACGAGATCTTGGAGATGTACTTCAACCAGATCTATTTCGGCGAAGGGGCCTACGGGATCGACGCCGCGTCCAAGGTGTTCTTCGGAAAACCCGTGCAGGAGATGACGCTTCCGGAGTGCGCGCTCCTGGCCGGCCTTCCGCGAAACCCGCGGGATTACTCGCCGCGAAGGGAGCCCGACAGGGCGCTCAAGCGCCGGAACCTCGTGCTCGCCGCAATGCTCCAGACGAAGAATCTCAACCGCGCGCAGTACGAGGCCGCCTGCGAGGCGCCGCTCGGCGTGACCAAGACCCGGGTCGACACTCGCTCCGCGCCCTATTTCATGGAGATGGTCCGCCAGTACCTGGACGAGCGCTACGGATCGAATCAGATCTATGAAGGCGGCCTTCGCGTCTACACGTCGATCGACATAGACCTTCAGATCGCCGCCGAGGAATCGCTCGAGCGGCGGCTGACGGCGCTCGAGTCTCGGAATCAATACAAGCGCACGCGCGCCACGCTCGCGGCCAAGGCGCAGGTCGCGAGCCTGAAGGAGAAGATGCAGACCGAGTATCTCCAGGGCGCGGTCGTGAGCATCGATCCCTCGAATGGACAGATCCGGGCCCTGATCGGCGGGCGCGATTTCAACGACTCGAACTTCAACCGGGCCGTGCAGGCGAGCCGTCAGCCCGGATCGGCATTCAAGCCGTTCATCTACGCCGCGGCGATCGACAACGGCTTCACTCCGACCGACGTCATCCTGGACACGCCGGTCTCGTTCCGCGCCGGAAACGGAGAGGAATGGGCGCCGCAGAACTACGACAAGCAATTCCGCGGCCCGGTCACGCTCCGAGCCGCCCTCGCCCACTCGATCAATGTCCCGGCCGCGAAGCTGCTGCAGAAGCTGGGCACCACTCTCGTGACTTCGTATGCCAGGCGGATGGGGATCCGGACTCAGCTCGTCGGCGATCTCTCACTGGCCCTCGGCACGTCGGAAGTGAATCTCCTCGAGCTGACGTCGGCGTACGGGGTCTTCGCGAACCAGGGAATTCGCGTGGCGCCCGTGTTCGTGCTCCGCGTCGAGGACAAGAACGGGAAGGTACTCGAGCAGGCGAGACCCACGGCCGAGGAAGCGTTGAGCCCCGAGACCGCGCTCACGATGACGAGCATGCTCTCGAGCGTGGTCGAGAACGGCACCGCCGCCTCCGCGCGCGCGCTGGGACTCAGCGTGCCCGCCGCGGGGAAGACCGGGACGACGGACGACTACTCCGACGCCTGGTTTGTCGGGTATGTCCCCGGCCTCGTGACGGGAGTCTGGGTCGGATTCGACCGGAAGCAGAAGATCGGGCCCGGGATGACGGGCGCGGCAGCGGCGCTTCCGATCTGGGTCGATGTCATCGGCACGGCTACGAAGGGCAAGGCGCCTCAGGAATTCCCGGTGCCGAGCGGCGTGGTCAGCGTCCTCATCTGCGCCCAGACGGGGCTCCTGGCCAATCCATCGTGCCCCGAGACGGAGCTGGAGCTATTCAAGGAGGGGATGCAGCCGACGAGCTACTGCAACATCCACACGGGCACCGAGCGGCCCGCGCCCGAGACCTACGACTTCAAGAA